AGATTAAAAGGCGCCGGATGTAGCCCAGTATTCCTTAAATCGTCGTCAACCCACTCTGGTAATACGTAAGGCGTCTCATATGGCTTATTGGAGTAGTCAACACGATATAATCCCGCCTCTGCTGGGATTGTGACGAATAGCTCCTCTTCCGTGCGTATGAAATCTTCATCTTGCTGTGTAATATATTCATTCCAGCCAATACCGTCCCATCTCCATACATCCGCCTGTAACGGTCCATTTTCATTCCCTTTCCCCAGCTCATTCAACCTTATTCTTAACATCCAGTCGCTCCCCTTTAACAAAGGCATTTGCCTATAGAATATGGGAGAATGTTGGTTTATGTGCTTTTGATATTGGTGATATGGGGTGAGTGTGCGAGACTGGTTCGCCGAGGTGGGGTGATTCGGGGTACCGGATGATCAAGTTGCGAGATTAGTATGGGGCGGGCTTTGTAGTAATGTAAGAGACATTAGGTTAGTATAGAAGCGCGATTGAGGTTCAGAGTCATGGAGAAGACTAGCACTGGTTAGCAACGAAATAGACATACCAAAAAGCATTTGCCTATTACTAGCAAACGCTTCTTCAGCCCTTTATAAGAGTAATGAAATGATCGATTTAGTTCTCAGACCTCTACACGATCATCAAACCAAGCTACTTCTTCGAAGAGTACTTCCGCATATCAAATGCGACCGCGGCTATGATGATCAAACCTTTGATAATTAATTGATAGTACGGGCTAATACCGATAAAGGTCAGACCGTAGTTAATGAGAGTAAAGATGATAACCCCCACTAGAACACCCGGTACAGTACCGATACCCCCGGTTGTAGATACACCACCCACTACGCAAGCTGCAATGGCATCAAGCTCATACATGTTACCGTAGTTATTTGTTGCTCCACCTGTTCTAGCAGCTTCCAGAACACCTGCCAGACCATAAAGGGCACCAGCAATTGCATAGATATAAATCAGATTCTTGGAAACATCGATACCGGATACTTTAGCTGCCTGCATATTTCCGCCAATCGCATACATGTTCTTACCCAGCTTGGTTTTATTGAATACCACCCACACAATGGCGGCGACCCCCAAGGCTATCAGCACGATATACGGAATTGAATATTGGCCGCTTCCTATAAAGCCAGAACCGATTTTAGTGAAATCAGGACGCAGACCGCCAATCGGCTGAGATTGGTTAGGGTCCATATCGAAGTACAGTGAGTTTAAACCATAAACGATAACCATCGTGCCTAGTGTTGCTATAAACGGGGGAACATGCAGTTTGGAAACGACAATACCGTTTATGAGTCCGCAGAGAAGACCAGCTATAATAGCTATAAGGATTGGAAGCCATACTTGCACCTGCGGCAGATCAGGGAAAAAGCGCCGGGAATAGTCCGGAATTTGCAGCATGGAGGCAGAGATAACTGCCGTGAAACCAACCACACGCCCAGCAGACAAGTCAGTACCTGCCGTAATAAGGATAAAGGCAACACCAAGCGCGATAATAATCCGCGTGGACGATTGGATTAATATGTCACGTAAAGTATTTACAGAGATAAAGGCCGGTTCGTATAAAGCAATACCCATAATCAGAAGTACCAATACAATATAAATGGCATTTTGCGTAATAAAGGTTTGAGTTCTTTTAACGTTCATTAGTAGTGTTCCTCCTTAAAGTTACGCGAAGAGTAGCTCTCTTCGTAAACCAAATCTAGTTTCGCCTAGCAAAACTATCAGTACATTCCTATCCTAATGCTGTGCAGCGAGACGCATAACTTCGGTTTCCGTAGCTTGCTCGCCTTCTAGTATACCGGTGAGTCTACCTTCCGACATGACCATTACGCGGTCAGACATTCCGAGCAGCTCCGGCATTTCAGAGGAGATCATAATGATACTCTTCCCTTGCTGGGCTAGGTCGGTAATAATGGAGTAAATCTCGAAT
This Paenibacillus sp. FSL R5-0345 DNA region includes the following protein-coding sequences:
- the mglC gene encoding galactose/methyl galactoside ABC transporter permease MglC, translating into MNVKRTQTFITQNAIYIVLVLLIMGIALYEPAFISVNTLRDILIQSSTRIIIALGVAFILITAGTDLSAGRVVGFTAVISASMLQIPDYSRRFFPDLPQVQVWLPILIAIIAGLLCGLINGIVVSKLHVPPFIATLGTMVIVYGLNSLYFDMDPNQSQPIGGLRPDFTKIGSGFIGSGQYSIPYIVLIALGVAAIVWVVFNKTKLGKNMYAIGGNMQAAKVSGIDVSKNLIYIYAIAGALYGLAGVLEAARTGGATNNYGNMYELDAIAACVVGGVSTTGGIGTVPGVLVGVIIFTLINYGLTFIGISPYYQLIIKGLIIIAAVAFDMRKYSSKK